A stretch of the Lichenicola cladoniae genome encodes the following:
- a CDS encoding site-specific integrase has translation MLRPAPLNHQPALIRAWFDDAADAVVPLHDGTLATARRAADAYARQAKAENTRRAYRAGVRAWCDWCDLHYLKALPAQPEDIVAFLAHERGRGRSVTTIQLRSAAIRYLHHLAGVALPTQHARVTETIAGIRRAAGLAGEHPRKKAAATLAVLTRILAPIGDDLVGLRDRALLLIGFAGALRRSELAGIRVEHLEPRAGGLQLTLPRSKGARTGAIVTIAIPAGTTAFCPVKAVYRWMEAAGIREGAVFRRVWQPPAGGGHDQTSARSQILGSQAIDPRTVARIIQTRSEAVGFDRGVLGGHSLKRGALTEGMERGVHPTRLKQHGRHKSYAVLDEYLEMGDPFESHPMQGVL, from the coding sequence GTGCTGCGGCCGGCACCGCTGAACCACCAGCCGGCGCTGATCCGCGCCTGGTTCGATGACGCCGCCGACGCCGTGGTGCCACTCCATGACGGCACCCTGGCCACCGCACGCCGCGCCGCCGACGCCTACGCCCGTCAGGCCAAGGCGGAGAACACCCGCCGTGCCTACCGGGCCGGGGTCCGCGCCTGGTGTGACTGGTGCGACCTCCACTATCTCAAGGCGCTGCCGGCGCAACCGGAGGACATCGTCGCCTTCCTGGCGCACGAGCGCGGCCGCGGCCGCTCGGTCACCACCATCCAGCTGCGTAGTGCTGCGATCCGCTACCTGCACCACCTGGCCGGCGTCGCCCTGCCGACCCAGCATGCGCGGGTGACCGAGACCATCGCCGGCATCCGCCGAGCCGCCGGCCTGGCCGGCGAGCACCCGCGCAAGAAAGCAGCCGCGACGCTCGCGGTGCTTACCAGGATCCTGGCGCCGATCGGCGACGACCTGGTCGGGCTGCGCGACCGGGCGCTGCTGCTGATCGGCTTCGCCGGCGCGCTGCGACGCTCCGAGCTGGCCGGCATCCGCGTCGAGCATCTCGAGCCGCGCGCGGGCGGCCTGCAGCTGACCCTGCCACGCTCCAAAGGGGCACGGACCGGCGCCATTGTAACCATCGCTATCCCTGCCGGCACGACGGCCTTCTGCCCGGTGAAGGCGGTGTATCGCTGGATGGAGGCGGCCGGGATCCGCGAGGGGGCGGTCTTCCGGAGAGTGTGGCAGCCGCCGGCCGGCGGGGGACATGACCAGACGTCTGCACGCAGCCAGATCCTGGGCAGCCAGGCAATCGATCCCCGCACGGTTGCCCGGATCATCCAGACGCGATCCGAGGCGGTCGGGTTCGATCGCGGTGTTTTGGGCGGCCACAGCCTCAAGCGGGGAGCCCTCACGGAAGGAATGGAACGCGGGGTGCACCCGACACGACTGAAGCAGCATGGCCGGCACAAGAGCTACGCCGTGCTGGACGAGTATCTCGAGATGGGCGACCCGTTCGAGAGCCATCCCATGCAAGGAGTTTTGTAA
- a CDS encoding DnaB-like helicase C-terminal domain-containing protein produces the protein MPSPLGPPPPSRGPVPIATILSTLPALERAGIMVQASRQPVSRSPFDESLLAAATGDRTQGQLILLTGQPGTGRTSLALQIATVAASRDRAVAWFAHDRRADQVAAHLLAQAGLPTNSSMLSRPAARATVERLAALTLRIDDQPEPAVDAVRQRCAEVADGGGLALVVIDYVQLMKLDRRAPSFEAALQLAKQDLRAMSRALDVPVLIIGSQRRQQPGETQSPPGPDLQRLDPHSVCDRVLVLQRTGEAGRLLIVRPAEPAIPMRFDPVGLRFEPAAGVA, from the coding sequence ATGCCAAGTCCGCTCGGGCCACCGCCTCCATCCCGCGGTCCGGTGCCGATCGCCACCATCCTGTCCACGCTTCCCGCGCTCGAGCGGGCCGGTATCATGGTTCAGGCGTCCCGACAGCCGGTATCAAGGTCACCGTTCGACGAGAGCCTGTTGGCAGCCGCGACCGGAGACCGGACCCAGGGTCAGCTGATCCTGCTGACTGGCCAGCCCGGCACCGGCCGCACCAGCCTGGCGCTGCAGATCGCCACCGTCGCCGCAAGCCGGGACAGAGCGGTGGCCTGGTTTGCTCATGATCGACGTGCCGACCAGGTGGCCGCGCACCTGCTGGCGCAGGCCGGCCTGCCGACGAATAGTTCCATGCTGTCACGACCAGCCGCGCGGGCGACGGTGGAAAGGCTCGCCGCGCTGACGCTGCGCATCGATGACCAGCCTGAGCCCGCGGTCGACGCGGTGCGACAACGCTGTGCAGAGGTGGCGGATGGCGGCGGATTGGCCCTGGTCGTCATCGACTATGTCCAGCTGATGAAACTCGATCGGCGCGCCCCGAGCTTCGAAGCGGCACTGCAGCTGGCGAAGCAGGATCTGCGCGCGATGTCGCGCGCCCTCGATGTGCCGGTGCTGATCATCGGCTCGCAGCGCCGCCAACAGCCAGGGGAGACACAGTCCCCGCCTGGCCCTGATCTGCAGCGGCTGGATCCGCACTCGGTGTGTGATCGTGTGCTCGTGCTGCAGCGAACCGGCGAGGCCGGGCGGCTGCTCATCGTCAGGCCGGCCGAGCCGGCAATCCCGATGCGCTTCGATCCGGTCGGTTTGCGCTTCGAGCCAGCAGCAGGCGTTGCCTGA
- a CDS encoding site-specific integrase, which yields MNSPGDGSAVAAFPASARSVLSPETQRVYAGAWRDFCTWRTSMGLGSSLPVPAEHIVSYIESLMPTASHSTIKLRLAAIALHSNQAGGVSCNAHAAVRAALRRCQRAADGSTEQAIDIQLACCGEDLAGLRDRAVLLMNHVGGLAPADIAGLDREDLEFRNTELVLRVRLPNAPVEEPGQPVHLPRRRGDLLCPAVALERWLQRSGIVYDAIFQGVTVHGTLDRRLGVVGVRRILQRIETQAAAQAMPPARPLVPATPTPRSNPKARLSAPAKKSKRSEPAGTARLSQRPLR from the coding sequence ATGAACAGCCCGGGTGATGGCTCCGCCGTTGCCGCTTTCCCGGCATCGGCGAGATCGGTGCTCTCTCCGGAGACGCAACGGGTCTACGCCGGCGCCTGGCGGGACTTCTGCACCTGGCGCACCAGCATGGGACTGGGATCGTCCCTACCGGTGCCGGCCGAGCACATCGTCAGCTACATTGAAAGCCTGATGCCGACCGCAAGCCACAGCACCATCAAGCTGCGGCTGGCCGCGATCGCCTTGCACAGCAACCAGGCCGGCGGAGTCTCCTGCAACGCCCACGCCGCCGTCCGGGCTGCGCTGCGTCGGTGCCAGCGTGCTGCAGACGGTTCGACCGAGCAGGCGATCGACATCCAGCTCGCCTGTTGCGGCGAGGATCTGGCCGGCCTGCGTGACCGGGCGGTGCTGCTGATGAACCACGTCGGCGGCCTGGCCCCAGCCGACATCGCCGGTTTGGATCGGGAGGATCTCGAGTTCAGGAACACCGAGCTCGTCTTGCGGGTCCGGCTACCCAATGCCCCGGTCGAAGAGCCGGGTCAGCCCGTGCATCTGCCGCGCCGCCGCGGCGACCTGCTCTGCCCGGCCGTGGCCCTCGAGCGCTGGCTGCAGCGCTCCGGCATCGTGTATGACGCGATCTTCCAGGGGGTCACCGTGCATGGGACCCTGGACCGCCGGCTGGGTGTCGTGGGCGTGCGTCGGATCCTGCAGCGGATCGAGACGCAGGCCGCTGCGCAGGCCATGCCACCGGCACGACCGCTTGTGCCGGCAACTCCGACACCGCGATCCAATCCGAAGGCCCGGCTGTCCGCGCCTGCCAAAAAGTCCAAGCGGTCAGAGCCCGCAGGAACTGCACGCCTGTCGCAACGACCGCTTCGGTGA
- a CDS encoding segregation/condensation protein A: protein MAEDEADLPPAPTDVMNVDPVWDNWETPPRVPSIPELHVDGFDGPLDLLLDLAERQQIDLGRLSALELITQFVVAMQRLAGRVTLERRADWLVLAARLLLLRSRLMFPASPAEAATAEQDAAAEELRLSEMLRIRAAATWLEARPQLGQEVFARPRQKQEGRTETTMALLEACLVVLRGPRSRPETAPLYRPVLMQFWRVDQALARIRELLAADPLGGELGIFLPALEPETGQGGNRTKQARGALAGTFVACLEMAKQGEIDAYQDGLFDPIRISLPQAAF, encoded by the coding sequence ATGGCTGAGGATGAGGCCGACCTCCCGCCGGCACCCACCGACGTCATGAACGTCGACCCTGTTTGGGACAACTGGGAAACGCCGCCGCGTGTGCCGAGCATCCCGGAGCTGCATGTCGACGGCTTCGATGGACCGCTTGACCTGCTGCTGGATCTGGCCGAGCGACAGCAGATCGATCTTGGCCGCCTGTCCGCGCTGGAGCTGATCACCCAGTTCGTCGTGGCGATGCAGAGGTTGGCCGGGCGAGTGACCCTGGAACGACGCGCGGACTGGCTGGTGCTGGCAGCCCGGCTGCTGCTGCTGCGATCGCGACTGATGTTCCCAGCCAGCCCGGCCGAGGCCGCCACCGCCGAGCAGGATGCCGCCGCGGAAGAGCTGCGGCTCAGCGAGATGCTCCGCATCCGGGCTGCGGCGACCTGGCTGGAGGCAAGGCCGCAACTGGGACAAGAGGTGTTTGCCAGGCCACGGCAGAAACAGGAGGGCCGCACCGAGACCACGATGGCGCTGCTTGAGGCCTGCCTCGTGGTGCTGCGTGGTCCGCGCAGCCGTCCGGAGACGGCGCCGCTCTACAGGCCGGTGCTGATGCAGTTCTGGCGGGTGGATCAGGCGCTGGCGCGGATCCGCGAGCTGCTGGCGGCAGATCCGTTGGGCGGTGAGTTGGGGATCTTCCTGCCGGCACTGGAGCCAGAAACGGGGCAGGGGGGCAACCGGACGAAGCAGGCGCGCGGGGCGCTGGCGGGGACCTTCGTGGCGTGCCTGGAGATGGCCAAGCAGGGCGAGATCGATGCATATCAGGACGGCCTGTTCGACCCGATCCGGATCAGCCTGCCGCAGGCCGCATTCTAG
- a CDS encoding carboxymuconolactone decarboxylase family protein: MKDFILKSIETAPVASRPALQQLQAAFGGTLPNIARAMSTSSVLIDSLVVLFGKVHGGSFSEPQIQVVLLTDAVANEANWAVAFHSFLALQAGLANEDVEAIRNGRAPAEAKLGALSTLARTLIEKRGHITEAEGQVFLAQGFGRDHLLEVIAIVAASTITNYTANVTEPPLEPEFQPYAWTAPSA; encoded by the coding sequence ATGAAAGACTTCATTTTAAAGAGCATTGAAACTGCGCCGGTGGCATCCCGCCCTGCGCTGCAGCAGTTGCAGGCCGCCTTCGGGGGCACCCTGCCCAACATCGCACGTGCTATGTCGACCTCCTCCGTTCTCATCGACAGCCTCGTGGTGCTCTTCGGAAAAGTTCATGGCGGCAGCTTCTCCGAGCCTCAAATCCAGGTGGTCCTGCTGACGGACGCCGTGGCTAACGAGGCGAACTGGGCCGTCGCCTTCCACTCCTTCCTGGCTCTCCAGGCCGGCCTCGCTAATGAGGATGTAGAGGCCATCCGGAATGGCCGGGCGCCCGCTGAGGCGAAGCTTGGCGCCCTGTCCACCCTTGCCAGGACGCTGATCGAGAAGCGCGGTCACATCACAGAGGCTGAAGGCCAGGTCTTCCTCGCTCAAGGTTTCGGCCGGGATCACCTGCTCGAGGTCATCGCGATCGTCGCAGCCTCGACGATTACGAACTACACGGCCAATGTCACCGAGCCCCCACTCGAGCCGGAGTTCCAGCCCTACGCCTGGACCGCTCCGAGCGCCTGA
- a CDS encoding helix-turn-helix domain-containing protein, with protein MLIEPRRNAVTELGSLLRRWRSLRGKSQLDLALEAGLSQRHLSFIESGRSMPGRQKVIDLAEALDVPLRDRNTLLLAAGYAPVYPEGDWDAPEMRSITRAVNRMLRQQEPYPAILMDRYWNLLATNEAAPNFFSQFVDIRARKGPRNVLHLMFDPAGMRPFIRDWDRVERALIARVYREAVGRLVDERTRDLLDALRAYRGAGDESTGSGELLPMIPLSFEKEGMILNYFSIISTIGTPTTVAAQELRVECMFPVDEATEKQHVALLNRRTKP; from the coding sequence ATGTTGATTGAACCCCGTCGCAACGCGGTTACGGAACTCGGTTCGCTGCTTCGTCGCTGGCGATCGCTTCGCGGCAAAAGCCAGCTTGATCTGGCGCTGGAGGCTGGTCTCTCTCAACGCCATCTCAGCTTCATTGAGAGTGGCCGGAGTATGCCAGGCCGACAGAAGGTCATCGACCTAGCCGAAGCGCTCGACGTCCCGTTGCGCGATCGAAACACCCTCCTGCTCGCAGCCGGGTACGCTCCGGTCTACCCTGAGGGTGACTGGGACGCGCCGGAGATGCGCAGCATCACACGCGCGGTCAATCGGATGCTCCGCCAGCAGGAACCATATCCGGCGATCCTGATGGACCGGTACTGGAACTTGCTGGCGACCAACGAAGCCGCGCCGAACTTCTTCAGCCAGTTCGTTGACATCCGGGCGCGGAAAGGGCCGCGTAACGTTCTGCACCTGATGTTCGACCCGGCCGGCATGCGCCCATTCATCCGCGATTGGGACCGGGTCGAGCGGGCTCTGATCGCGCGCGTGTATCGCGAGGCTGTCGGCCGCCTCGTCGACGAGCGCACGCGCGATCTCCTGGACGCTCTCAGGGCCTACCGGGGAGCTGGCGATGAGAGCACAGGCTCGGGCGAGCTTCTCCCGATGATACCGTTGAGCTTCGAGAAGGAGGGTATGATCCTCAACTACTTCTCGATCATCTCGACTATCGGCACGCCCACGACGGTCGCCGCGCAGGAGCTGCGCGTGGAGTGCATGTTTCCGGTCGACGAAGCGACTGAGAAGCAGCATGTCGCGTTACTCAACCGAAGGACCAAACCCTAA
- a CDS encoding amidase family protein, whose product MLASSETPMDAFIDATQSAERMCDGFADYFSRFDALLTPTLPLPAHRHDLSELMIDGQTVSALQVMGATTPLNVTGLPGLSIRFCTSLEGLPIGVQLVAAWHAESTILHLATALEARSPVRNLQPAIA is encoded by the coding sequence ATGCTCGCTTCCAGCGAAACGCCAATGGACGCCTTCATCGACGCCACCCAGAGTGCGGAGCGGATGTGTGACGGCTTCGCCGATTACTTCAGCCGTTTCGACGCCTTGCTGACGCCGACGCTGCCGTTGCCTGCACACCGGCACGACCTTTCGGAGCTGATGATTGACGGTCAGACGGTGTCAGCCTTGCAGGTGATGGGTGCCACGACGCCGCTGAACGTCACCGGTCTACCCGGGCTGTCTATCCGGTTTTGCACCAGCTTAGAGGGCTTGCCGATCGGGGTGCAGCTCGTCGCCGCGTGGCATGCGGAGTCCACCATTCTGCATCTTGCCACCGCACTGGAGGCGAGAAGCCCAGTGCGGAACTTGCAGCCGGCGATCGCATAG
- a CDS encoding transposase, with translation MHRIEIVSDRRRAHDPAFRAHVVANSYVPGTRIRELAARHGIYTSLVYRWRRERVVAAVVKTRSALRLVPVQLVDELRAAGKQPDQSRPLPPPTPKAAAKPALIEIEFPGGRTPLLPARIATIDGQHAPCTVARRITRQKQDG, from the coding sequence ATGCATCGGATCGAGATCGTCAGCGATCGACGTCGGGCCCATGATCCAGCGTTTCGCGCGCATGTGGTTGCGAACTCCTACGTACCCGGCACCCGGATACGAGAACTGGCGGCCAGACACGGGATCTACACAAGCCTTGTCTACCGGTGGCGCCGCGAGCGGGTGGTAGCCGCGGTAGTAAAGACACGATCCGCGTTGCGGCTTGTTCCGGTTCAACTCGTTGACGAGCTGCGTGCTGCCGGGAAACAACCCGACCAATCACGCCCACTACCGCCGCCGACACCGAAAGCAGCGGCAAAGCCTGCATTGATCGAGATCGAGTTTCCGGGCGGCCGCACACCGCTATTACCAGCACGTATAGCCACCATCGACGGTCAGCACGCTCCCTGTACAGTAGCTCGCCGCATCACTCGCCAGAAACAGGACGGCTGA
- a CDS encoding SDR family NAD(P)-dependent oxidoreductase has translation MILNRFKLDGKVAFVTGSGRGIGLEIARALGQAGARVVISDLRVDSSEAAASLLAQEGIEAISIPLDVTDSAAANSVAGRVIDRLGRVDILVNNAGVGCLNRSLDISDDEWRRMIEINTNSVFWCSRAFGRHMIQCGAGSIVNIGSMSGIIINRSFLAAHYMASKAGVHQITKALAVEWAEHNVRVNAVAPGYTMTDQTQGIRDDRQIHEMNIDMTPMKRFADPREIASAVLFLASDAASYCTGSVLTVDGGYTCW, from the coding sequence GTGATCCTTAATCGCTTCAAGCTCGACGGTAAGGTCGCATTCGTGACGGGAAGCGGACGCGGCATCGGCCTAGAGATCGCCCGCGCGCTCGGTCAGGCCGGTGCGCGGGTCGTCATTTCCGACCTCCGGGTCGACAGCAGCGAAGCCGCCGCCAGCCTTCTGGCGCAGGAAGGCATCGAGGCCATCTCGATACCTTTGGATGTTACCGACTCCGCAGCTGCCAACAGTGTTGCTGGGCGTGTCATCGATCGGTTGGGACGCGTGGACATTCTCGTCAACAACGCTGGTGTCGGTTGCCTGAACAGGTCTCTCGACATCTCCGATGACGAGTGGCGTCGTATGATCGAGATAAACACGAACTCGGTCTTTTGGTGCTCGCGAGCATTCGGGCGGCACATGATCCAGTGTGGCGCCGGCTCGATTGTCAATATCGGCTCGATGTCGGGTATAATCATCAATCGTTCGTTCCTCGCTGCCCATTACATGGCGAGCAAGGCTGGGGTGCATCAGATAACCAAGGCGCTGGCCGTCGAGTGGGCCGAGCACAATGTCCGCGTGAATGCGGTGGCACCCGGCTATACCATGACGGACCAGACGCAAGGGATCCGCGACGATCGGCAGATCCACGAGATGAACATTGACATGACGCCTATGAAACGTTTTGCGGATCCTCGTGAGATTGCGTCAGCCGTCCTGTTTCTGGCGAGTGATGCGGCGAGCTACTGTACAGGGAGCGTGCTGACCGTCGATGGTGGCTATACGTGCTGGTAA
- a CDS encoding dihydroxyacetone kinase subunit DhaK yields the protein MLKKAINDPEDIVDEVIQGIVFASHGRVRSEPKSRVILRMELDEGRPMLLIGGGSGHEPMYAQFVGPGYADAVAVGNVFAAPTPNTILAGMRAIDRGQGVLLAYANFAGDNMNFDVAAEMAEDLGIRTMTVRAMDDIALPVSAGRRGMAGIFFLVKIAGAACASGRDLDAACAITTRARNETRSLSVAFRPGSLPETGEPTFSIADDEIEIGAGGHGERGIETRKVMPADKLVELMLERLIDDFALSRGHRVALLVNDSGATTMMELLIVNRRVHEVLEGIGVTVVDTWIGPYVTTQEMAGFSIAMLRLDDEIEHLLAVACKNETFLRP from the coding sequence ATGCTTAAGAAGGCGATCAACGATCCCGAAGACATTGTCGACGAAGTGATCCAAGGCATCGTCTTTGCTTCGCACGGTCGAGTGAGAAGCGAGCCCAAGTCACGCGTGATCTTGCGGATGGAACTCGACGAAGGCCGGCCGATGCTGCTGATCGGCGGCGGAAGCGGGCACGAGCCGATGTACGCGCAGTTCGTGGGACCTGGCTATGCCGACGCCGTGGCGGTCGGCAACGTATTCGCCGCACCTACTCCGAATACCATCCTGGCGGGGATGCGGGCGATTGATCGCGGCCAGGGCGTGTTACTAGCCTATGCGAACTTCGCCGGTGACAACATGAACTTCGACGTAGCCGCAGAGATGGCGGAAGATCTCGGCATAAGGACTATGACCGTCCGCGCGATGGACGACATCGCGCTACCCGTTTCGGCAGGGCGTCGTGGCATGGCCGGAATCTTCTTTCTCGTCAAGATCGCGGGCGCCGCCTGTGCCTCGGGGCGTGACCTTGACGCGGCCTGCGCCATCACCACAAGGGCGCGCAACGAGACGAGGTCTCTTAGCGTCGCCTTTCGGCCAGGCTCGCTGCCTGAGACCGGCGAGCCGACATTTTCGATCGCCGATGATGAGATTGAGATCGGCGCAGGCGGACATGGTGAGAGAGGCATTGAGACCCGCAAGGTCATGCCGGCCGACAAGCTGGTCGAACTCATGCTTGAACGCCTGATTGACGACTTCGCCCTGTCGCGCGGCCATCGGGTCGCCCTTCTCGTTAACGATTCCGGTGCGACGACGATGATGGAGCTGCTCATCGTCAACCGGCGTGTTCACGAAGTTCTAGAAGGTATTGGCGTCACGGTCGTCGACACCTGGATCGGCCCCTATGTCACCACGCAGGAGATGGCTGGTTTCTCAATCGCTATGCTCCGCCTCGACGACGAAATCGAACACCTACTTGCAGTAGCTTGCAAGAATGAAACCTTCTTGAGGCCATGA
- the dhaL gene encoding dihydroxyacetone kinase subunit DhaL encodes MSLQDLRIALIAAAQTVIDSQDMLTKADQAIGDGDHGLGMARGFKAFRDVLEINSYPDVPAMLKAAGQAIMMTSGGASGVIFGTLFMGAAKPVTGTVLDGKGLAAALVSGLEAVRARGKANVGDKTMVDALAPAAGAALVASERTSVFAEVAYSAAAAAEAGLEATKAMVATTGKAKGLGERAIGFIDPGALTLSLFLRSFACAAAGSGSVAP; translated from the coding sequence TTGAGCTTGCAAGACCTGCGCATTGCCCTCATAGCAGCCGCACAGACCGTCATCGACAGCCAGGACATGCTGACGAAGGCCGATCAGGCGATCGGCGACGGCGACCACGGACTGGGAATGGCGCGCGGCTTTAAGGCGTTCCGCGACGTCCTGGAGATCAACTCCTACCCGGACGTGCCGGCGATGCTGAAGGCAGCCGGGCAGGCGATCATGATGACGAGCGGGGGCGCGTCAGGCGTGATTTTCGGCACGCTGTTCATGGGTGCCGCGAAACCGGTCACCGGAACCGTCCTCGACGGTAAAGGTTTGGCCGCGGCCCTGGTAAGCGGCCTCGAAGCTGTGAGGGCGCGTGGAAAGGCGAACGTTGGAGACAAGACTATGGTCGATGCGCTCGCCCCGGCTGCCGGGGCAGCGCTCGTCGCCTCCGAGCGCACCAGCGTCTTCGCCGAAGTGGCCTACAGCGCAGCAGCAGCCGCCGAAGCGGGACTGGAGGCGACGAAAGCCATGGTCGCGACAACGGGGAAGGCCAAGGGTTTGGGGGAGCGAGCGATCGGCTTCATCGACCCGGGCGCTTTGACCCTGTCCTTATTCCTGCGGTCTTTCGCGTGTGCGGCAGCTGGATCGGGCAGCGTCGCACCATAA
- a CDS encoding sugar-binding transcriptional regulator, giving the protein MIMLRGKEISDRQLSEVIWMYYIDDLSQGEIAKKLSVSRPTVLSYLKQAKERRLFEIRLQPGHFKVHQLSSKLRTRFKLTDVHIVDEPDLAGGDLLKAVCTAAGYVLADSLRPGDQLGVSCGETVSLVSKFMPVHTVENVVVRQLIGSLANPVVQSAEACTLEIARKLSGHCVTLVAPAICSNADLATALKREPIIQQQLAELRQCNKAVLSLSPCDLSMAAYTLGVSSTQAIGDYRARGAVGSMAMRFMNAAGQPVLGILDDRMIGITLIELKEIADILLVVCGLEKVVPTLAALRGGSINRLVIDHAAATSLLAKDAET; this is encoded by the coding sequence ATGATCATGCTCAGAGGTAAGGAGATCAGTGACCGGCAGCTTTCCGAGGTCATCTGGATGTACTACATCGATGACCTCAGCCAGGGTGAGATCGCCAAGAAGTTGTCGGTCTCGCGTCCTACGGTTCTTTCCTACCTGAAACAGGCGAAGGAACGCCGGCTGTTTGAGATCCGTCTGCAGCCCGGACATTTCAAGGTTCACCAGTTGTCGAGCAAGTTGAGGACGCGCTTCAAGCTCACGGACGTCCATATTGTCGACGAGCCCGATCTGGCGGGTGGAGACCTGTTGAAGGCGGTGTGCACGGCAGCAGGCTACGTGTTGGCCGACAGCCTCCGTCCAGGCGATCAGCTCGGCGTTTCATGCGGTGAAACGGTTTCTCTGGTGTCCAAGTTCATGCCGGTCCATACGGTCGAAAACGTGGTTGTCCGACAGTTGATCGGATCGCTGGCCAACCCGGTCGTTCAGTCGGCCGAGGCCTGTACTCTCGAGATCGCCCGCAAGCTATCGGGCCATTGTGTGACATTGGTCGCACCAGCCATCTGCAGCAACGCTGATCTTGCGACTGCCCTGAAACGAGAGCCAATCATCCAGCAGCAGCTCGCGGAACTGAGGCAATGCAACAAGGCGGTTCTGTCCCTGAGCCCGTGTGATCTATCGATGGCCGCATACACGCTTGGCGTGTCATCAACACAGGCCATCGGCGATTACCGCGCGAGAGGCGCTGTCGGCAGCATGGCCATGCGGTTCATGAACGCTGCCGGCCAACCGGTCCTCGGCATTCTCGATGATCGAATGATCGGAATCACGCTGATCGAGTTGAAGGAGATCGCCGATATCCTGCTGGTTGTCTGCGGTTTGGAGAAGGTGGTCCCGACCCTGGCTGCGCTCAGGGGCGGCTCGATCAACCGTCTGGTCATCGACCATGCCGCTGCGACAAGCCTCCTGGCCAAGGACGCAGAGACGTAA
- a CDS encoding haloalkane dehalogenase, which produces MVDHRDMKYVEVLGSKIAYVDTGGHHKKPVVLFQHGNPTSSYLWRDVIPHVAPHARCIAADLIGFGYSDKPDIAYRVEDHARYFESFIEALSIEDVVLVLHDWGSALGLDWARRHEKRVRGLVLMEFIPPIPTWGDMLPKVAQAFRCFRDPVQGRKMVVDENGFVEQTLPGDVVGGLSEEVMEVYRAPFLDPAHREPVYRFPNELPIAGLPVDVWAMATAYHNWLLGNDVSKLFFWVEPGALIPAERGAWYAEHLRNCRSVALGAGEHFLQENHADIIGQEITQWLLTLR; this is translated from the coding sequence ATGGTTGATCATCGTGACATGAAATATGTCGAGGTGCTCGGCTCGAAGATCGCCTATGTTGATACCGGTGGTCATCATAAAAAGCCAGTCGTCCTGTTCCAGCACGGCAATCCGACGTCGTCTTATTTATGGCGCGATGTAATTCCGCACGTCGCGCCGCACGCGCGCTGCATAGCCGCCGATTTGATCGGATTCGGCTATTCGGACAAACCGGATATCGCCTATCGCGTAGAGGATCACGCACGCTACTTCGAGTCGTTTATCGAAGCGCTCTCCATCGAAGACGTCGTGTTGGTTCTGCACGATTGGGGTTCGGCGCTGGGGCTGGACTGGGCGCGGCGGCACGAAAAGCGTGTCCGAGGCCTCGTGTTGATGGAGTTCATCCCGCCGATCCCGACCTGGGGAGACATGCTCCCGAAGGTCGCCCAGGCTTTCCGCTGCTTCCGAGACCCGGTGCAGGGTCGCAAGATGGTCGTCGACGAGAACGGCTTCGTCGAGCAGACGCTGCCCGGAGATGTCGTCGGCGGCCTGTCCGAGGAAGTCATGGAGGTCTATCGAGCACCATTTCTCGATCCCGCCCATCGCGAACCAGTCTATCGCTTTCCCAACGAGTTGCCGATCGCGGGTCTACCCGTCGACGTCTGGGCGATGGCGACCGCCTATCATAACTGGCTGCTCGGTAACGATGTGTCGAAACTGTTTTTCTGGGTTGAGCCGGGCGCGCTTATCCCGGCCGAGCGTGGTGCTTGGTATGCGGAGCATCTCCGCAATTGCCGCTCGGTCGCTCTCGGTGCCGGCGAGCACTTTCTCCAGGAGAACCACGCCGATATTATCGGACAGGAGATCACACAGTGGCTTCTGACGCTCCGCTAA